A window from Gottschalkiaceae bacterium SANA encodes these proteins:
- a CDS encoding ABC transporter permease — translation MINFQLFLIPSLETIYMVFLSTIFAVLIGLPCGVLLVVSEEDHVAPNETLHRFLGLIVNISRSIPFIILMILLFPLSRLIVGTTIGTTATVIPLAISAAPFVARVVESSLKEVNAGVIEACRSQGASTMQMIMKVLLPEALPSLVLGITMTIINLIGYSAMAGAIGGGGLGDLAIRFGFYRYELGVLIIAVIIIIILVQLMQYAGNALANAIYKKRS, via the coding sequence ATGATTAATTTTCAATTGTTTCTCATACCAAGCCTAGAAACGATCTACATGGTCTTCTTGTCCACCATTTTTGCTGTGCTAATCGGTTTACCTTGCGGCGTACTTTTGGTTGTCAGTGAAGAAGATCATGTAGCGCCAAACGAAACACTCCATCGATTTCTTGGATTGATCGTTAATATCAGTCGTTCGATTCCCTTTATCATCCTAATGATTCTACTCTTTCCTCTTTCTCGTTTGATCGTAGGCACCACCATTGGAACGACTGCAACGGTCATTCCCTTAGCCATCTCCGCTGCGCCATTTGTAGCACGGGTGGTTGAATCATCCTTGAAAGAGGTCAATGCAGGCGTTATCGAAGCCTGCCGCTCTCAAGGGGCTTCTACCATGCAAATGATTATGAAAGTCTTATTGCCAGAAGCTCTGCCCAGTCTTGTTTTGGGTATCACCATGACGATAATCAACTTAATCGGATATTCAGCTATGGCAGGAGCCATCGGCGGTGGCGGTCTCGGTGATCTTGCCATACGATTTGGCTTCTACCGCTACGAACTAGGTGTTTTGATCATCGCTGTTATCATTATTATCATTTTGGTTCAATTGATGCAATACGCGGGCAATGCGCTCGCGAATGCAATATATAAAAAACGTTCCTAA
- a CDS encoding iron ABC transporter permease: protein MILKTKTQKYLGIVALIIGLFILIVFAVGFGAVQIPWRSVVRIMLDGVFGRTSIDEHTRFIVLNLRIPRILMAVMVGMLLSLVGTSYQAVFKNPMADPYLLGTSSGAALGATLALLVPQLQVFGYFGVTVFAFLGAITTTLIVYFLAKSGNQISTVSLLLSGIIMSSFLSAIISLLMIFHHEEIAMIYNWTLGSFNGASWSGLKLAVPILGIGNFVMSFWAKDLNVLLLGDAQAYSLGIDAQNVKRKILILSSILAAVAVSMSGIIGFVGLIVPHFFRMIVGPDHRYLLIYATLGGGVFLLLCDTIARSLLSNAEIPVGVVTAILGAPFFMILLYRTKQGKE, encoded by the coding sequence ATGATTTTAAAAACGAAAACACAAAAATATTTAGGGATTGTGGCTTTGATCATTGGATTGTTTATTCTAATCGTTTTTGCAGTGGGATTTGGTGCTGTACAAATTCCTTGGCGATCGGTTGTGCGCATTATGTTAGATGGGGTTTTCGGTCGAACTTCCATTGACGAGCATACACGCTTTATCGTTTTAAATCTGCGAATCCCAAGGATTCTTATGGCAGTGATGGTAGGAATGTTGTTATCTCTAGTGGGCACATCCTACCAGGCTGTTTTCAAGAATCCCATGGCGGATCCCTATCTCTTAGGGACATCATCCGGGGCTGCCTTGGGAGCTACCTTGGCCCTTTTGGTGCCGCAATTACAAGTGTTCGGCTATTTTGGGGTAACGGTCTTTGCATTCTTAGGTGCGATAACAACAACCCTGATTGTCTATTTTCTAGCAAAATCAGGCAATCAAATTTCTACGGTTTCGCTTTTGTTAAGCGGAATTATTATGAGTTCTTTTCTCTCAGCGATTATATCCCTATTGATGATTTTTCATCACGAAGAAATCGCCATGATCTATAATTGGACCTTGGGATCTTTTAATGGTGCTTCCTGGTCGGGACTGAAATTAGCCGTTCCGATTCTTGGCATTGGTAATTTCGTTATGAGTTTTTGGGCGAAAGATTTAAATGTCCTCCTCTTGGGTGATGCTCAAGCCTATAGTCTGGGAATTGATGCCCAGAATGTGAAACGAAAAATTTTGATTCTTTCTTCTATTTTAGCGGCTGTAGCGGTTTCTATGAGTGGAATCATTGGATTTGTAGGCTTGATTGTGCCTCATTTCTTTAGAATGATCGTGGGTCCGGATCATCGGTATTTGTTGATATATGCAACACTCGGCGGTGGCGTATTTCTCTTGCTTTGTGACACAATTGCACGCAGTCTATTATCCAACGCAGAAATTCCTGTTGGGGTTGTTACTGCAATTTTAGGCGCTCCATTTTTTATGATCTTATTGTATCGAACCAAGCAAGGAAAGGAGTAG
- the cbiB gene encoding adenosylcobinamide-phosphate synthase CbiB: MGCTPGSLCGLAHDPYDFRRERELVMGPWIMLVTDAIFGDPLSIPHPVIGIGKIITWWEKRWYGERAQRVRGFCFLISVLATTGFLAYLIHLSIRNFAGGWILESMVCGWFLATKSLVGVGDQMTRIFQVEGIRGARKQVGNFVSRDTDQLTESDVLRATIETMAENVVDGVISPICFYYLGMILGSPLVGIVFYKSINTLDSMVGYRNKRYGRFGTASARLDDFANWLPARLSAGLILVAGGLTGGKFARGWRIMKRDRHLHDSPNSAYAEASMAGVYGCKLGGPASYFGIREERPWIGQGLSDPTWDLLNRVKCNVWVSQILFVGLVEGGRLIWG; this comes from the coding sequence ATGGGCTGCACACCTGGAAGCCTGTGTGGATTGGCCCATGATCCATACGATTTTAGAAGAGAGCGAGAGCTTGTAATGGGTCCGTGGATCATGCTAGTGACGGATGCAATTTTTGGAGATCCACTTTCGATTCCGCATCCTGTCATTGGGATTGGAAAAATCATAACGTGGTGGGAAAAACGCTGGTATGGAGAAAGAGCCCAGAGAGTGAGAGGCTTTTGTTTTTTGATCTCGGTGCTTGCAACAACAGGCTTTCTTGCCTATCTCATTCATCTTTCAATTCGTAATTTTGCTGGTGGATGGATTTTAGAATCGATGGTGTGCGGTTGGTTCTTGGCAACCAAAAGTTTGGTTGGAGTCGGTGATCAGATGACCCGCATCTTTCAGGTAGAGGGTATTCGAGGAGCGAGAAAACAGGTTGGGAATTTTGTCAGTCGGGATACCGACCAACTTACAGAATCTGATGTCTTGCGCGCAACGATAGAGACAATGGCTGAGAATGTTGTCGACGGAGTGATTTCACCGATTTGTTTTTACTATTTGGGTATGATCCTAGGAAGCCCTTTGGTCGGAATCGTTTTTTATAAAAGCATAAACACTTTGGACTCTATGGTGGGTTATCGAAATAAACGATATGGTCGATTTGGTACGGCGTCCGCTCGACTTGATGATTTTGCCAACTGGTTACCGGCACGTTTAAGCGCTGGCTTGATCCTTGTGGCAGGTGGCTTGACCGGTGGAAAGTTTGCTAGGGGATGGCGGATTATGAAAAGAGATCGACATCTTCACGACAGTCCCAATTCTGCATATGCGGAGGCTAGTATGGCAGGGGTTTATGGCTGCAAGTTGGGTGGACCGGCTAGTTATTTTGGCATAAGAGAAGAAAGGCCCTGGATTGGACAGGGATTGTCTGATCCGACCTGGGACTTGCTAAATCGAGTTAAATGCAACGTTTGGGTGTCACAGATATTGTTTGTTGGATTGGTGGAAGGAGGACGATTGATATGGGGTTAA
- the cobS gene encoding adenosylcobinamide-GDP ribazoletransferase: protein MFAKFRAAFAFMTRLPVPIQDGDFDTLPKTAPLFPLIGLIIGSAMYALTLGLAALGIDSGSVQMILVLMAYYLICGGIHLDGVADLWDGMNCGGDRAKIFQAMTDSNVGSFGVLGLIFLVGLAAMGSYHATKLSLLFFPIVGRTMALLLISIHTAAKSSGLGKPMIDNCGRKTAIFALAILAVIAFLIPGSLVAYGAIALLYLIKLRPFFKRIGGVTGDGIGFTIEMSQWMFLLFIQGGSLL, encoded by the coding sequence ATGTTTGCTAAATTTCGTGCTGCATTTGCATTTATGACACGATTGCCTGTGCCCATTCAAGATGGAGATTTTGATACTCTACCAAAAACTGCACCTCTCTTTCCTCTGATTGGACTGATCATTGGTTCGGCCATGTATGCACTCACCTTAGGATTAGCAGCCCTAGGCATTGATTCGGGCAGTGTGCAGATGATTTTAGTCTTGATGGCCTATTATCTAATCTGCGGAGGCATTCATCTCGATGGAGTGGCAGATCTTTGGGATGGAATGAATTGCGGTGGCGATAGAGCTAAAATATTTCAAGCCATGACCGACAGCAATGTTGGATCTTTTGGTGTACTTGGATTGATCTTTCTTGTCGGTCTAGCCGCTATGGGTTCTTATCACGCGACAAAACTCAGTTTGCTCTTTTTTCCCATTGTTGGGAGAACCATGGCCTTATTATTAATCAGCATACATACAGCGGCCAAGAGTTCAGGATTGGGGAAGCCCATGATTGATAATTGTGGAAGGAAAACAGCGATTTTTGCTCTTGCTATTCTGGCTGTTATCGCCTTTTTAATACCTGGGAGTCTTGTGGCCTACGGTGCAATTGCTTTGTTGTACCTAATTAAGCTCCGACCTTTTTTTAAACGAATTGGCGGCGTCACAGGAGATGGAATTGGTTTTACGATTGAAATGTCGCAGTGGATGTTTCTTTTATTCATTCAAGGAGGATCATTGCTTTGA
- the cobU gene encoding bifunctional adenosylcobinamide kinase/adenosylcobinamide-phosphate guanylyltransferase, which translates to MIQLVTGGARSGKSRYAEKLANRSENVTYIATALPIDDAMIDRIKHHQQSRPQTWKTLERDRDFHLVRDQEVWQNASLFLLDCVTIMVTNHMMDAGLDYDACTMDEINQLETCILAQIKELLDQAVMDKKDLVIVTNEVGLGLVPSYLLGNYFRDIAGRVNQYIAERADEVYLCVSGIPVCIKGDQAHVC; encoded by the coding sequence ATGATTCAATTAGTAACGGGTGGCGCCCGAAGTGGTAAAAGCCGATATGCAGAAAAATTGGCCAATCGTTCGGAAAATGTAACCTATATTGCAACGGCACTACCTATCGACGATGCAATGATAGATCGAATTAAACATCATCAACAATCTCGTCCCCAGACGTGGAAAACCCTGGAACGAGATCGCGATTTTCATCTTGTGCGAGATCAAGAAGTTTGGCAAAATGCCAGTCTCTTTCTCTTGGACTGTGTTACGATTATGGTGACTAATCATATGATGGATGCTGGACTTGATTATGATGCATGTACCATGGATGAAATTAATCAACTGGAAACGTGTATCTTGGCTCAAATCAAAGAATTGCTCGATCAAGCGGTTATGGATAAAAAAGATCTTGTGATCGTGACCAATGAAGTGGGGCTGGGTTTGGTACCCTCCTATCTTCTAGGAAATTATTTTAGGGATATTGCGGGCCGGGTGAACCAGTATATCGCAGAACGAGCAGATGAGGTCTATCTCTGTGTATCTGGCATACCGGTGTGCATCAAAGGAGATCAAGCTCATGTTTGCTAA
- a CDS encoding L-threonine 3-dehydrogenase, producing the protein MKNILITGALGQVGTALTKRLQQEYGFDHVLATGLQEEASMDAHYERMDVLDGNTMMRLVQKYQIDSVIHLAALLSATAEGKPLQAWDVNMNGLLTVLTIAKDTKLQVFTPSSIAAFGNGTPPDLTPQDTLQRPTTMYGVTKVSGELLCDYFYRKFGVDTRGVRYPGLISHESLPGGGTTDYAVHIFYQALLKGAYTSPIARGTKMDMMYMPDALNAIVQLMEADPARLIHRNAFNVTAMSIAPEDVAAEIKKSIPEFEIHYEVNQNLQQIADSWPNSLDDSAARAEWDWKAEYDLPRMTKEMLFALKMKLQQPVR; encoded by the coding sequence ATGAAGAATATTTTAATTACAGGCGCTTTGGGTCAAGTTGGTACTGCTTTAACGAAAAGATTACAACAAGAATATGGCTTTGATCATGTATTGGCTACGGGACTTCAAGAAGAAGCAAGCATGGATGCACATTATGAAAGAATGGATGTTTTGGATGGCAATACGATGATGCGGCTGGTTCAAAAATATCAAATTGATAGCGTCATTCATCTTGCCGCACTTCTTTCTGCAACAGCTGAAGGAAAACCTTTGCAGGCCTGGGATGTTAATATGAATGGGTTACTTACTGTATTAACGATCGCAAAGGACACGAAGCTACAAGTATTTACGCCTAGCTCCATCGCTGCCTTCGGCAATGGCACACCACCTGATCTAACACCACAAGACACGTTGCAGCGTCCTACAACCATGTACGGCGTAACCAAGGTCTCTGGTGAATTGTTGTGTGACTATTTTTATCGCAAATTTGGTGTGGATACACGAGGCGTGCGCTATCCTGGATTAATCTCCCATGAGTCCTTGCCAGGCGGCGGAACAACTGATTATGCTGTTCATATTTTTTACCAAGCCCTTCTTAAGGGGGCGTATACATCACCTATAGCCAGGGGAACAAAGATGGACATGATGTATATGCCGGATGCCTTGAACGCCATCGTGCAATTGATGGAAGCGGATCCAGCCCGTTTGATTCATCGCAATGCTTTCAATGTAACTGCGATGAGTATTGCACCGGAAGATGTAGCTGCAGAAATCAAAAAATCAATTCCTGAATTTGAAATACATTACGAGGTCAATCAGAATTTGCAACAAATTGCGGATTCGTGGCCCAATTCTCTAGACGATTCTGCAGCAAGAGCAGAATGGGACTGGAAGGCGGAGTACGATTTGCCACGAATGACGAAAGAGATGCTTTTTGCTTTGAAAATGAAATTACAGCAGCCTGTTCGCTAA
- a CDS encoding methionine ABC transporter ATP-binding protein codes for MIQLKSITKTFPHPDGKITAVNDINLTIKAGEIFGIIGLSGAGKSTLVRLINRLEEADSGEIWINKTELRQLNTNQLNLERKKISMIFQHFNLLQSRTVEENVAFPLELIGMKKNAIKIRVKETLELVGLSDKAKVHPAQLSGGQKQRVAIARAIANRPNILLCDEATSALDPQTTKSILTLIKKLKNTLNLTVIMITHEMEVIREICERVAVMEDGSVIECDAVETVFTHPKTELTRSFVSHLRPDRRQEATKNEMSCRLQLTFLGDSIQEPLLSRTIQKYGVEINILAAEINQLATIPVGNLLIEISGNKEEIESCVHDFHKQDIQVEVVAT; via the coding sequence ATGATACAACTTAAGTCAATCACAAAAACATTTCCCCATCCCGATGGAAAAATAACCGCCGTTAATGATATCAACCTCACGATTAAAGCAGGAGAAATATTTGGAATCATCGGATTAAGTGGTGCTGGAAAATCGACTCTAGTTCGACTGATCAATCGATTAGAAGAAGCCGATTCAGGAGAAATATGGATCAACAAAACTGAACTCCGCCAACTCAATACCAATCAATTGAATTTGGAACGAAAAAAGATTAGCATGATTTTTCAACATTTCAACCTTCTCCAGTCAAGAACTGTAGAAGAAAATGTAGCTTTTCCTTTGGAACTGATCGGCATGAAGAAAAATGCGATAAAAATAAGGGTTAAAGAAACACTTGAATTGGTCGGCCTTTCAGACAAGGCAAAGGTTCACCCAGCACAATTGAGCGGCGGGCAAAAACAACGCGTAGCCATTGCAAGAGCGATTGCCAATCGTCCAAATATTCTTTTGTGCGATGAAGCCACATCCGCTTTGGACCCACAAACAACCAAATCGATTTTAACATTAATCAAGAAGTTAAAAAACACCTTAAATCTAACCGTCATTATGATCACCCATGAAATGGAAGTGATTCGAGAAATTTGCGAACGCGTCGCAGTAATGGAAGACGGCTCGGTCATCGAATGTGATGCAGTCGAAACCGTATTTACACATCCTAAAACTGAATTGACACGTTCTTTCGTTTCTCATTTACGACCAGATCGAAGGCAAGAAGCAACAAAAAACGAAATGTCATGTCGTCTTCAATTGACCTTCCTCGGCGACTCCATCCAAGAGCCTTTGCTCAGCCGGACTATTCAAAAATACGGTGTTGAAATCAATATTCTAGCTGCTGAAATCAATCAGCTCGCAACGATTCCCGTAGGAAATTTATTGATTGAGATTTCCGGTAACAAAGAAGAAATAGAATCCTGTGTTCATGATTTCCATAAACAGGACATTCAAGTGGAGGTGGTAGCAACATGA
- a CDS encoding ABC transporter ATP-binding protein — MKYEVNQLAFSYGKKPIISNLSFSLHEGEWLTVLGPNGCGKSTLISVLLRILEKNKGQITFEGKSLDGWDRKDLARRVAVVYQKNEIPFGFTVREIIEMGRYPYQGRWNRWSQADENAVQKALALTQTVEFSEKSFRELSGGEQQRVLIARAIAQEPEVLILDEPIAHLDLRFQYEVLRLCQKLQKDQGMTILSVLHEINLAAEFSDRLLLMNHGTALAKGIPSDVVVPQLIKEAYGINIEIVQKNGKPYLFPIF, encoded by the coding sequence ATGAAGTATGAAGTGAATCAATTGGCTTTTTCGTATGGTAAAAAGCCTATTATCTCAAACTTGAGTTTTTCTTTGCATGAGGGAGAGTGGCTGACTGTCTTGGGTCCCAATGGATGCGGAAAATCAACTTTAATTTCAGTTTTGCTTCGGATTTTAGAAAAAAACAAAGGCCAAATTACATTTGAAGGAAAGTCTTTGGATGGGTGGGATCGTAAGGATTTGGCTCGCCGCGTGGCAGTTGTTTATCAAAAGAATGAAATTCCTTTTGGATTTACCGTACGCGAGATCATCGAAATGGGTCGATATCCCTATCAAGGACGTTGGAATCGATGGAGCCAAGCTGATGAAAATGCAGTTCAAAAAGCCCTGGCTTTGACTCAGACCGTCGAGTTTTCTGAAAAAAGCTTTCGAGAATTGAGCGGCGGGGAGCAGCAGCGGGTATTAATTGCGCGAGCAATTGCTCAAGAACCAGAGGTCTTGATCTTGGATGAACCCATTGCTCATCTAGACTTGCGGTTTCAATATGAAGTCTTACGCCTTTGTCAAAAACTGCAAAAAGACCAGGGGATGACTATTCTTTCTGTGTTGCATGAAATTAATTTAGCGGCGGAATTCAGTGATCGACTGTTATTGATGAATCATGGAACTGCCCTTGCGAAGGGAATTCCTTCGGATGTGGTGGTCCCTCAATTGATCAAAGAAGCCTATGGAATCAATATTGAAATAGTACAAAAAAACGGAAAACCGTATTTGTTTCCCATCTTTTAG
- a CDS encoding YitT family protein, translating to MKNNLMEYTLITIGAFLVAMGVYFFLVPSNLAVGGVSGLAIVLKAFLPEANIGVLSLMMNGILFVIGFTFIGVGFGAKTIFSSMAISFFLGMMEILYPMQQPFSDDLFLVLVMGVLVSGVGIAIVFNQNASTGGTDIIAKILNKYFKISIGVGLFIADFFIVLAAGYVFGIEVFMYAFIGLILNGTVIDNMIEGFNTCVEVMIISRESQTIQKYVIESMERGVTVYQATGGYTKEQKEVLLTVVGKREFIQLRKFIKQIDRSAFITTKKAHEILGEGFSELD from the coding sequence ATGAAAAATAACCTGATGGAGTACACACTAATTACAATAGGCGCTTTTTTAGTTGCCATGGGTGTTTATTTCTTTTTGGTACCGAGCAATTTAGCCGTTGGGGGAGTCAGTGGACTTGCCATTGTTTTGAAGGCTTTCTTGCCTGAGGCGAATATTGGTGTTCTTAGTTTGATGATGAATGGAATTTTGTTTGTAATTGGTTTTACTTTTATAGGTGTGGGCTTTGGTGCTAAAACCATTTTTTCCAGCATGGCGATTTCGTTTTTTTTAGGCATGATGGAAATTCTTTACCCCATGCAACAACCATTTTCCGATGACTTGTTTTTGGTGCTTGTTATGGGTGTTTTGGTTTCTGGCGTTGGGATTGCAATTGTATTCAATCAGAACGCTTCAACGGGTGGAACTGATATTATCGCAAAAATTTTGAATAAATATTTTAAAATATCCATCGGTGTGGGCTTATTCATTGCTGATTTTTTTATTGTTCTTGCTGCGGGCTATGTTTTTGGAATCGAAGTGTTTATGTACGCCTTTATTGGTTTGATTTTGAACGGAACCGTAATAGATAATATGATTGAAGGTTTTAATACCTGTGTCGAGGTTATGATTATCAGTCGAGAGAGTCAAACGATTCAAAAATATGTGATTGAATCCATGGAACGCGGTGTAACGGTCTATCAAGCAACAGGGGGGTATACCAAGGAACAAAAGGAAGTTTTATTGACCGTTGTTGGGAAAAGAGAATTTATTCAGTTGCGAAAATTTATCAAACAGATTGATCGAAGCGCCTTTATTACAACGAAAAAAGCCCATGAAATTCTTGGAGAGGGTTTTAGTGAATTGGACTAG
- a CDS encoding histidinol-phosphate transaminase, producing the protein MGLNPHGGDHHKEHKKMIDFSVNVHPLGFPKGLKQILNDQVDLLPYYPEIDGYHARGELAEVLDVSRDELILGNGAVELIYLYARLCRGKNVLIIGPTFNEYERGFRLAGAHVSHFFTREEEGFAVSTAKLESHLKNHSEIQVVVLCHPNNPTGSGVNQIEDFLQAVGDRELLVDESFWEFTDLDSFLPYINKNRVLVLRSMTKFYALAGLRVGYACGSKELIARMTNEKEPWTLNQFALASIPYLIQAESYQKEVREWVFKEKQLFLQALQAESSWIVYPGHANFVLVKFPFELTAIREAMKKEGFYFRICTDFQNLGPNFGRFTIRDHEEGIALIRYLQGGQR; encoded by the coding sequence ATGGGGTTAAATCCACATGGTGGTGACCACCACAAAGAGCATAAGAAAATGATCGACTTCAGTGTGAATGTTCATCCCTTGGGTTTTCCAAAGGGATTAAAACAAATTCTGAATGATCAGGTTGATCTTTTGCCCTATTATCCTGAGATTGACGGCTATCATGCAAGGGGAGAGTTGGCTGAAGTCCTAGATGTGTCAAGAGATGAACTGATTTTGGGAAATGGCGCAGTCGAATTAATTTACCTTTATGCGCGCCTGTGCCGAGGAAAAAACGTTTTAATCATTGGTCCAACCTTCAATGAGTACGAACGAGGATTTCGCTTGGCCGGTGCCCATGTGTCCCACTTTTTCACTCGAGAAGAAGAGGGTTTTGCTGTATCAACCGCGAAACTGGAGTCTCATTTAAAGAATCATAGTGAGATCCAGGTTGTTGTTCTCTGTCATCCTAACAATCCAACAGGAAGTGGAGTCAATCAGATTGAGGACTTCCTTCAAGCGGTTGGAGATAGAGAATTGCTGGTAGATGAGTCTTTCTGGGAGTTTACTGATCTTGATAGTTTTTTACCATATATCAATAAAAATCGAGTATTGGTTCTTCGGTCTATGACCAAGTTTTATGCTTTAGCTGGCTTGCGGGTGGGGTATGCTTGCGGATCAAAGGAACTGATTGCGCGAATGACGAATGAAAAAGAACCTTGGACCTTGAATCAATTTGCCCTTGCAAGCATACCGTATTTGATTCAAGCGGAGTCTTATCAAAAAGAGGTTCGCGAATGGGTGTTTAAAGAAAAGCAGTTGTTTCTACAGGCTTTACAAGCAGAGTCTTCATGGATCGTATATCCGGGTCACGCAAATTTTGTTTTAGTCAAATTTCCATTCGAACTGACTGCGATCAGGGAAGCAATGAAGAAAGAGGGATTTTATTTTCGCATTTGTACGGACTTTCAAAACTTGGGTCCAAATTTCGGGAGATTTACCATACGCGATCATGAAGAGGGGATTGCATTAATTAGGTATTTACAGGGAGGACAAAGATGA
- a CDS encoding cobyric acid synthase codes for MKLMVQGTGSSVGKSLLVAGFCRLLKNEGVSVAPYKSQNMALNAWVTKDGLEMGRAQAVQAEAAGIAPHVDMNPILLKPNRSLGAQVIVEGRAKGHFPALEYEWMKPGLKQVAKRSFDRLASRYDAILIEGAGSPVEINLRKNDLVNMGFAEMVNAPVVLVADIDRGGVFAQLVGTMTLLSPEEKKRVKGYIINKFRGDQTLLMPGIEMVKKYMSIPCLGVVPYMEGLLIDDEDSVTTRIDYKKKEVGLPSVGIVQYPHASNLSDFTPLEMEDGITLHYVKTPEEITSMDAIILPGSKHTLHDLNWLKETGCVKALKKIHKAGLPILGICGGYQILGRQLEDSMGVEGKECRETGLGLLNVRTRMDSQKTTQKSNLNWDNHVLQGYEIHQGVTEPIFEKRHWMENERKECLGMKEAHVMGTYLHGLFENASFREWFLEEMGANFGNWEYQTKKEESYNRWAAHLEACVDWPMIHTILEESESL; via the coding sequence ATGAAATTAATGGTTCAAGGAACGGGTTCGTCCGTTGGGAAAAGTTTATTGGTTGCAGGATTTTGTCGTTTGCTTAAGAACGAAGGGGTGAGCGTCGCTCCCTATAAATCTCAGAATATGGCCCTGAATGCATGGGTGACTAAGGATGGTTTAGAAATGGGACGTGCGCAGGCCGTTCAAGCGGAAGCTGCAGGGATTGCACCTCATGTGGACATGAATCCAATTTTGTTGAAGCCCAATCGCAGTTTGGGTGCGCAAGTCATTGTAGAAGGACGTGCAAAGGGGCATTTTCCAGCCCTGGAGTACGAGTGGATGAAACCGGGTTTAAAGCAGGTTGCTAAACGTTCGTTTGATCGGTTGGCAAGTCGCTATGATGCGATTCTTATTGAAGGTGCAGGTTCACCTGTAGAAATCAATTTACGTAAAAACGATCTGGTAAATATGGGATTTGCAGAAATGGTGAATGCACCTGTAGTTTTGGTCGCAGATATTGATCGAGGCGGTGTTTTTGCTCAATTGGTTGGAACCATGACTCTTCTTTCACCAGAGGAGAAGAAAAGGGTCAAGGGCTATATTATTAATAAATTTCGAGGGGATCAAACCTTATTGATGCCAGGTATTGAGATGGTAAAAAAGTATATGTCGATTCCATGTTTGGGCGTTGTGCCTTATATGGAGGGGCTGTTAATTGACGATGAAGATAGTGTGACTACTCGGATTGATTACAAGAAAAAAGAGGTGGGATTGCCGTCTGTAGGCATTGTACAATATCCTCATGCGTCAAATCTATCGGATTTTACACCTCTGGAAATGGAGGACGGTATCACATTGCATTATGTGAAGACACCCGAAGAAATTACATCCATGGATGCCATCATTCTGCCGGGTAGTAAGCATACCTTACATGATTTGAATTGGTTGAAGGAAACTGGTTGTGTCAAGGCTTTGAAAAAAATACATAAAGCGGGCCTTCCAATTCTCGGGATCTGTGGCGGTTATCAAATTTTAGGTAGGCAATTGGAAGATTCTATGGGTGTAGAAGGAAAAGAATGCAGAGAAACAGGACTCGGATTATTGAATGTTCGTACAAGAATGGATAGTCAAAAAACAACACAAAAATCAAATCTAAATTGGGACAATCATGTTCTTCAAGGATATGAGATCCATCAGGGTGTAACCGAGCCGATTTTTGAAAAGAGACATTGGATGGAAAATGAAAGAAAAGAGTGCTTGGGCATGAAGGAAGCCCATGTTATGGGCACCTATCTGCATGGACTTTTTGAAAATGCAAGCTTTCGAGAATGGTTTTTAGAAGAAATGGGTGCGAATTTCGGGAATTGGGAATATCAAACCAAGAAAGAAGAGTCCTATAACCGATGGGCTGCACACCTGGAAGCCTGTGTGGATTGGCCCATGATCCATACGATTTTAGAAGAGAGCGAGAGCTTGTAA